Proteins encoded together in one Staphylococcus aureus window:
- a CDS encoding ammonium transporter translates to MNLNDTIFMFLCTLLVWLMTPGLSLFYGGLVQSKNALNTVMQSMAAIVLVTFVWITVGFTISFGNGNLWFGNWEYTFLNHVGFATQEDISPHIPFALFMLFQMMFCTIAISILSGSIAEKMKFIPYLLFVVIWTALVYSPVAHWVWGGGWINKLGVLDFAGGTVVHITSGVSGLVLAIMIGKGNKHSESTPHNLIITLIGGIFVWIGWYGFNVGSAFTFDNIAMLAFTNTVISASAGAIGWLILEYIFKKTTSLLGLLLGALAGLVVITPAAGYVTYLSATIMALIGGICCYIVINYIKVKLKYHDALDAFGIHGVGGIIGAVLTAVFQSKKANPDIENGFIYTGDIHIILVQILCVTAVVIFSIVMTFIIAKVIKLITPLSVTEQETNIGLDKIVHGEHAYFEGELNRFNKHIRY, encoded by the coding sequence ATGAATCTTAACGATACGATATTTATGTTTTTGTGTACATTATTAGTTTGGTTAATGACACCAGGATTAAGTTTATTTTATGGTGGGTTAGTTCAATCTAAAAATGCGCTTAATACTGTCATGCAAAGTATGGCAGCAATTGTGCTTGTTACATTTGTATGGATAACAGTTGGTTTTACAATTAGTTTTGGGAATGGGAATTTATGGTTCGGAAATTGGGAATATACTTTTCTTAATCATGTAGGTTTTGCGACTCAAGAAGATATTAGCCCACATATTCCTTTCGCTTTGTTTATGTTATTTCAAATGATGTTTTGTACGATTGCAATTTCTATTTTATCTGGTTCAATCGCTGAGAAAATGAAGTTTATTCCTTATTTATTATTCGTAGTAATATGGACTGCTCTTGTATACAGTCCAGTAGCACATTGGGTTTGGGGCGGCGGTTGGATTAACAAACTCGGTGTATTAGATTTCGCTGGAGGTACGGTTGTTCATATTACATCAGGTGTTTCTGGTTTAGTATTAGCTATTATGATTGGAAAAGGAAACAAACATTCTGAATCAACACCACATAATCTTATCATTACGTTGATTGGCGGTATATTCGTGTGGATTGGTTGGTATGGATTTAATGTAGGTAGTGCTTTTACATTTGATAATATTGCGATGCTTGCATTTACAAATACTGTCATTTCAGCCAGTGCAGGTGCTATAGGTTGGTTAATTTTAGAATATATTTTTAAAAAGACGACAAGTTTACTTGGACTTTTACTCGGTGCATTAGCAGGATTAGTTGTCATTACTCCTGCAGCAGGATATGTAACATATCTTAGTGCAACAATAATGGCTTTAATAGGAGGTATCTGTTGTTATATTGTCATTAATTACATCAAGGTAAAACTAAAATATCATGATGCATTAGATGCATTTGGTATTCATGGTGTTGGTGGTATTATTGGTGCTGTTTTAACAGCAGTTTTCCAAAGTAAAAAAGCCAATCCTGACATTGAGAATGGCTTTATTTATACTGGTGACATACATATTATACTTGTACAAATATTATGTGTAACAGCAGTTGTAATTTTTAGTATAGTCATGACGTTTATTATTGCGAAAGTAATTAAATTAATTACACCATTATCTGTTACGGAACAAGAAACGAATATAGGATTAGACAAGATTGTTCACGGTGAACATGCTTACTTTGAAGGTGAGCTAAATAGATTCAATAAACATATTCGATATTAG
- a CDS encoding sulfurtransferase TusA family protein, whose amino-acid sequence MIHELGTVGMVCPFPLIEAQKKMATLQSGDELKIDFDCTQATEAIPNWAAENGYPVTNYEQIDNASWTITIQKV is encoded by the coding sequence ATGATACACGAATTAGGTACAGTAGGAATGGTATGTCCATTTCCGTTAATTGAAGCGCAAAAGAAAATGGCAACATTGCAATCTGGAGATGAATTAAAAATTGATTTTGATTGCACGCAAGCGACGGAAGCCATTCCAAATTGGGCTGCAGAAAATGGTTATCCTGTAACAAACTATGAACAAATTGATAATGCTTCATGGACAATTACAATTCAAAAAGTTTAA